In Pleurocapsa sp. PCC 7319, the following are encoded in one genomic region:
- a CDS encoding dipeptide epimerase, producing MKLTVQTFTVHKKFALQISRGTTAQTINIWLRIQQDNIEGWGEASPFSIDQTEIKDSSQLLAEFEQLIPQLESFHPLQRQEISTKLQAIKVSSAIQASVDMALHDWLGKKAGLPLWQIWGLNRDRIVPISVTIGISSPEQAVARLKDWQDSLEVKMIKLKLGSPEGIPADKAMVQAIRQVDPKTKLTVDANGGWRFNDAVYMSHWLAEHGVEYIEQPLPVAEDSKLVTLSANSPLPIFVDESCFTSSDILRLADSVAGVNLKIMKTGGLTEAIKAIQIAKVCGLKIMFGCYSDSSLANTAMSHLAPWADYLDLDSHLNLIDDPFQGATIKEGRLVPNNLPGLGVNYSAEG from the coding sequence ATGAAATTAACAGTTCAAACTTTTACGGTTCATAAGAAATTCGCGCTCCAAATTAGTCGCGGTACAACGGCTCAAACTATTAATATCTGGTTACGTATTCAGCAGGATAACATCGAAGGATGGGGAGAAGCATCACCGTTTTCTATTGATCAAACTGAAATTAAAGACTCTTCCCAATTGTTAGCTGAATTTGAGCAGCTTATTCCCCAATTAGAATCTTTTCATCCTCTTCAAAGACAAGAAATTTCGACAAAATTGCAAGCCATCAAAGTATCTTCTGCTATTCAGGCATCAGTAGATATGGCTCTTCATGATTGGCTAGGCAAAAAAGCTGGTCTACCCCTATGGCAAATCTGGGGCTTAAATCGAGATCGCATTGTTCCTATTTCAGTCACTATTGGCATCAGTTCTCCAGAGCAAGCTGTCGCCAGGTTAAAAGACTGGCAAGATAGCCTGGAAGTAAAAATGATTAAGCTCAAGCTAGGTAGTCCAGAAGGGATTCCAGCAGATAAAGCTATGGTGCAGGCAATTAGGCAAGTAGACCCTAAAACAAAGCTCACTGTAGATGCTAACGGTGGTTGGCGTTTTAATGATGCTGTATATATGTCCCATTGGTTAGCTGAGCATGGGGTGGAATATATCGAGCAACCTCTACCAGTAGCAGAAGATAGTAAACTTGTAACCTTGTCTGCTAATTCACCGTTACCTATATTTGTCGATGAAAGTTGTTTTACTAGCTCAGACATACTTCGACTAGCAGATTCAGTAGCAGGAGTTAATCTGAAGATCATGAAAACAGGTGGATTAACTGAAGCGATCAAAGCAATCCAAATTGCCAAAGTCTGTGGACTAAAAATTATGTTTGGTTGTTATTCTGATAGTAGCTTGGCTAACACCGCCATGTCCCATCTAGCACCTTGGGCCGATTATTTAGATTTAGACAGTCATTTAAATCTAATTGACGATCCCTTTCAAGGAGCAACAATCAAAGAAGGACGTTTAGTACCAAATAATTTACCAGGATTGGGAGTAAACTACAGTGCTGAAGGCTAA
- the nuoK gene encoding NADH-quinone oxidoreductase subunit NuoK produces MHLEYFLLLAAALFCIGIYGLITSRNAVRVLMSIELMLNAVNLNLVGFSNYLDPSNIRGQVFTVFVITVAAAEAAVGLAIVLAIYRNRNTIDMEQFNLLKW; encoded by the coding sequence GTGCATCTCGAATATTTTTTGTTGTTAGCAGCAGCTTTATTTTGTATTGGCATTTATGGTCTGATCACTAGCCGTAACGCTGTCCGAGTATTGATGTCGATTGAATTAATGCTAAATGCAGTTAATTTAAACTTAGTAGGATTTTCTAATTATTTAGACCCCAGCAATATCAGAGGTCAAGTATTTACTGTATTTGTCATTACAGTGGCAGCAGCAGAGGCAGCAGTGGGTTTAGCAATTGTGCTCGCTATTTACCGTAACCGCAACACCATTGATATGGAGCAATTTAATTTACTTAAATGGTAA